The Dyella sp. 2HG41-7 sequence GCGAAGAAAATGAAGGTCGACATCACGCGCGTGCGCGGCACGGGTGCCGATGGCGTCATCACCATGCAAGACGTGAAGAACGCTGCCGCTAACGGTAGCGCTGCGCTCGGCTCCGCGCCGGCACGCGCTGTGCCTGCTTCGGCTGGTCGTCACCTCGCACCGGAACTGCCGCAACCGGAAGCGGCGCGCACCGCCGTGTCGCTGGCCGGCAAGCCCGTGCGCACGGCTCCGCCGAGCGTGAAAGCGAGCGGTCAGCCGGAACAACTCAAGGGCGTTCGTCGCAACATGGCGCGCGTGATGGCCGACGCGCACGCCAACGTGGTGCCCACCACACTGGTGGACGATGCCGACCTGCACGCCTGGATCGGCAAGCAGGACATCACCGCACGCCTGATCCGCGCCATCGTGACCGCATGCAAAACCGTGCCCGCGCTCAATGCCTGGTTCGACGGCAAGAACCTCACCCGCACGCTGCATCCGCATGTCGATATCGGTATCGCAGTCGATACGGAAGACGGTTTGTTCGTACCTGCATTGCGTAACGCCGACATGCTCGACGGCGCCGGCGTTCGCGCCGGCATCCAACGCCTGCGTGCGCAGGTGGAAGACCGCACCATTCCGTCCACGGAGCTGAGCGGCTACACCATCAGCCTGTCGAACTTCGGCATGTTCGCCGGTCGTTATGCAACGCCTGTCGTGGTGCCGCCGTGCGTCGCCATCATCGGCGCCGGCAAGCTGAGCCACGATGTGGTGGCGGTGATGGGCGGCATCGAAGTGCATCGCCGCATGCCGATCAGCCTCACCTTCGACCATCGCGCAGCAACCGGCGGCGAAGCGGCGCGCTTCCTGAAGGCGTTACTGGACGATTTGTCGGCGCCGAACTGATCACCGGCTTGCCTGAAATAAAAAAGCGCCCTGACTGGGCGCTTTTTTTATGTGCGCAACCTAGCGATGAAGTCCTCGACAGGGTGTAACGGCTCGAGGGCAAACCAACGCAAAAAATCTGAACCACGTCGCAGGGAAACAAACATCGGCAGTGCAATGCGGAGCGTGACTCAAAGGTGACGCGGCAGCTTTCTTTCGATGTCACACCATCACAAAACCTTCATCTATCCGACGGCAGAGTAGAAATTACAGGGTCCAGGTCTAAAAAGTTGTCTGCTCGCCAAGCACGCTCGTCCATGCATACGTGGGTGAGGAAAGCTTGTGGTTTTTCTGCAGAACTTGGGGATTTACGGTTGCATTAGCTTGGCTGTCTAAGAGGCACACAGTTGCCTGATAGGCAGTCCTCAGCCCGTGGGGAGGGGTCGAGCTGTGCTGTCTTCTCGCGATCCAGGCGTATCGTCGCTCGCTATCGTTGCGATGTTAGACACGCGTCGTACTGGGATGCGCACCTATCGCGTGTTGCTCGCTTTCGCCCGCATTAGCACTGTGCAGTCATAGAAAGGATGCCATGATGTATTCCGCGCTCACGGAGGTCGACGCGTTTCTTGCTGCAGTCGATGCCGAGCCGCATACCAAGCGAGCCCGCGCCATTCTGCGGCAACACCCTGAAGTGAAACGCCTGCTAGGTCCAAGTGCGTGGACCATGCTGCTCACCGTGACGCTCGTCGCAGCGCAAGTAACTATCGCACTTTGGATTCACCGGGCACCATGGTGGCTGCTGGCACTGATTGCCTACACGATCGGCGCCGTCATTAACTGTGCCGTGCTGAACATGATCCATGAGGCATGCCACAACCTCATCTTCCGCTCGACGAAGTGGAATCGTTTCGCCGCCTATGTCGCCAACCTCGGCGCGTTCTCGCCCTATGTAGAGACGTTCTATCACTACCACTTACCGCACCATCGTTACTTGGGTAACTACGACCGCGACATGACGATGGCAAGCGACTGGGAGGCACGCTGGGTTGGCCGCAGCATCTTGCGCAAAGCGCTTTGGTTTCTGTTCTTTCCGATGATCTATCCGTTTCGTGTGGCGCGGTCGAACTTACGCAAACCGGCTCGTCATCGATTGCTATTGAACTTTGGCATTCAACTGACCTGGCTCTGCCTGCTCTTTTATTTGGGCGGCTGGCCTGCCATCGCTTACATGATGTTGTCGTTCTACTTCCACTTTGGCTTGCATCCGCTCAATGCAATCGCCTTACAAGAGCATTTTTTCGTCCAGCACGGCGAAGAGAGCTACAGCTATTACGGCATCGGCAATTGGATCACGTTCAATGCAGGCTACCACGTCGAACACCACGACATGCCGTTCATTCCGTGGTTTCGACTGCCTGCGCTCAAACGCGCGGCGCCCGAGTTCTATCGGGGGCGGCACAGCTATCAGTCCTGGACAGGACTGATTCTACGTTTCGTCTTTGATCGTCGCTGGAGCCTGTGGGCTCGCGTTGCACGGTCACGCGTCAACTGACAAGAAAAGGTATTTCGCGCACGGCTATTCCTCGAAACATCCATAACAGCAACCAACGGGGGATCACGATGAACCTGACTGTGGTGAACGAGCAGATCCTTGCACAGCCGAAGGGGGACGCGAGCACGGAAGACTCTGCACTGGCCTATCCAGTCGCGGCGCTTCCCAAATTTGTCTCGGCCGAAGGTTGCTATCTCGTCGAAGCGAACGGCATGCGCTATTTGGACGGCTGTGCGGGCACGTTCAACGTCAATCTGGGATACGGGCATCCCGCAGTGACACGCGCAGTGAGCGACGTCCTGTCGACAGGGCTGTTACATCTATCCAGTTCGTTTCAACACCCCGAAGTAGAAGCCGCAGCACGCGCATTGGTAGATGTCGCACCTCGCGGCTTAACGCATTGCCACTTCAAAGGTTCGACAGGTGGCAGCACCGCGGTAGAACAAGCTATTCGTCACGCGTGGGCCGCGACTGGCAAGCGAAGCTTGATAACGTTTCGCGCAGGACACCATGGCCAGACCATTGCGACGACCAGCGTGTCCGGCATGCCATTTAGATGTAACAGACTGCCGATATCGCCCCTGCCGGCGGTGCATGTGGATCCGCCGGATTGCTATCGCTGCCGCTGGCACCGCGAGCCCAATACGTGTCATTTGGAATGCATCGATGCGATTGAGCATGCCGTCGACGCAGCGCCGACGGGCGAGAACGATACGGCAGCGTTCGTCGGGGAACCCATTTTGGGTGCCGGCGGCGGGATCGCACCGCCCAAACATTGGTGGGCGGCGCTGCATAGCCGCCTGCGTCGACGAAACGTGTTGCTGGTGCTGGATGAAATCCAGACTTTTGGCCGAACCGGTTCGTTCTTTGCGGCCGACTATTACGACGTCGAACCCGACATGATCGTCGTCAGCAAAGGTATCAGCGGCATCGGCGTTCCCGGCGCGGCCGGCGTACTGATGAAAGAGCCTTTGCGCCAATTGAACGCGGGAGAGCGATCGTTAACGTCGGCATCTTCCGTGATCTCCATGGCGGCAGTGCGTGCGACAGTGGATGTGATGCGCACGCCAGGCTTCTTCGAGTCCGTGCGATATGTCAGCGAGATTCTGGCTCATCGCCTGCAGTCGTTGCAGCGCGATTTCGCCTGCGTCGGCGTCGTCCGCGGATTTGGACTGATGACCGGCATCGAGTTGGTCAAAGACAGAACGAGCAAAGAACCTGATGTCGCGCTGGCTCATCGCGTCGTCGAGGAATGTTTGAAGAACGGCCTTCTGCTGCGCATCAGCATGTATGACCGCGGCGCGTTCGTGAAGGTGAGGCCGCCACTCGTTATCAGCGAAGACGAAGTGCACGAATTGTGCGACGTACTTGGCTACTCTCTGAGGGCAGCATGCGAAGCGTAGCGCAAGCAAGCAGCAGCGGCGCTGCCGTTGTGACGCATTGGCAACGCATCTGCGCGATGATGGTTCACGCATATACCGCCGTAGGCGGTTTGCTGGCATTCCTTGCGTTGGTCGCGGCGGCAAATCGGCGTTTTGAAATCTGCCTAATGTTATTGGCGATCGCATTTGCCGTCGATGGGACAGACGGATACTTTGCGCGCAGGCTGCACGTTCGCCGCGTGTTGCCTACCATCGACGGCGGCATACTGGATCTGGTCATCGACTTCATCACCTTTGCGGTGGCGCCCGTGTTCTTACTGTGGCAAGCGCACCTGCTTCCGCACCCTGGTCTTCTGTGGGCTAGCATCATTCTCTTCGCGGCGCAGTACGACTTTGCGAACGTCCATCCGCTCAAGGATCGAGGCCTTTATACAGGGCTGCCCGCCCTTTGGAATGTCTACGCGTTTCACGTGTTTTATATCCATCCGCCGGAAACCGTACAGATGGTCGTTATCCTTGTATTGGCGGGGCTGACGTTCGCCCCGGTGCACTTCATCTGCTTGTCGCGTTTACCGTTTCTGCGACGATTGAACGTGCTCGCCGCAGCCACCTATATAGCGGTTGTTTTGCCAATAACTCTGGGCATGGTGAGCGACGTACGAACATGGTCGATAGTGGCGTTGGCATACCCACTGTGGTACTTGGGTTCTTCGCTCTGGGCCGACCGATGCTTTCGTAAGGGACGATTGCCGTTAGCGCAGCTATCCGAGACATGAGTCAGGAGAAAAGGAACCGACGGATGCACATAGACGCTGTTATTTTCGACATGGACGGCCTGATGGTCGATACCGAAAACTTGGCGATCGAGGCATGGCAAGCCGCTGCACAAGCTCACGGAGTCGAGATGCCTCGCGCGGTCTGTACCGCCTTGATCGGGTTAAATCAACGCGATTCGGAACGGTTCATTGCCAACGCACTTGGCCCGGCATTTCCGCTTGAGGCCGTTCGCGACGACTTTCTTCATCGCCTCCAACAACGCGTGGATTCCGGCGACGTGCTCGCCAAGCCGGGCCTGCACGAACTGCTGGATTTCCTCGAAGAACATGCCATTCCCAAAGCCGTAGCTACCTCCGCGGAACGTGGCGAGGCACGCAAGAAACTTGAAGCGGTGCACGTATTACATCGATTTCCGGTACTCGCCACGTCGGATCAAGTGCATCGCGGCAAACCCGCGCCCGATCTATTCCTGCTTGCCGCCGAACGTTTGGGTGTGTCGCCCGTGCGCTGCACTGTCCTGGAGGATTCGGAGGCTGGCATTAAGGCCGCTGCTGCTGCCGGAATGCGCGCCATTTTAGTACCGGACATCAAACATCCGTCACCAGATGTGGCGGCCATGGCAGCACATATCTGTCCTTCACTGGTACATGTGCGGGAGGTGCTGGCGCGCGAGAAGGTGCCGACGGTGACATAGCGATTCAGATGCGTGACCGCGGCACGCAATATTCGCGAACGTCGCATATTGCATGCTGCGATCACGCGTTTTTCGTGACTGCAGCCATCGGCAAACGAATAGACACTTCAAGGCCGCCGCCGTCCGCGTTTTTCGCGACCACCTGACCGTCGTGCGCTTGTATCACACGCTGAACGATAGCCAAGCCAAGGCCATGACCGTCAGCCTGCGCTGCATTGCTACCGCGAAAAAATGGTCGAAATAACAACTCAAGTTCTTCTAAAGGAACGCCAGGACCCTGATCGCGAATGCCCACCACGATGTGCTGATCGTCGTGCGCAATGGTCATCTTTACAATGCTGCCTTGCGGACTGAACTTAATGGCGTTCGCTAACACGTTGTCCAAAGCTCGTTCCAGCAAAATGCCGCTTCCTTGCACCACGGCAGATTCATCGCCAATTACCTGCAACGTGATCTTGCGCGCCTGAGCATCGATTCGTGCCGCTTCCGCGCGATCGTTGACAACTTCCGAGATATCGACGGGTTCACGCATCATTCCTGGCAAACCGCTTTCCAATCTGGATAACGCCAGCATTTCCGACGTGATGCGATCCATACGCACGATTTCTCGTTCGGCGCGCGCGAAATGCTCGGCCGCATCACGCGAATTCGCGCTGTGCTGTGTCAAGTCGAGTATTAGATGAAGACGCGCCAAAGGCGAGCGTAGTTCGTGCGAGAGATCCTGCAATACGCTGCGCTCATGCGTTACTAGCGTATCGATACGTTCCGCCATGCTATTGAAATCGCGTGCAAGCTGTCCGAGATCATCCTGCGCATTACTCCAGCGCCGATCGACACGCGTGGCGAACTCGCCCGTCGCCATTTTCCGCGTTGCGGCGCGCATGGCTTCCACGGGCCGCGACACGCTGCGCGCCACCCACCAACCGATGATGCCGATAGTCAACAACGAAAGTGCAAGCTGCACGGCGAGCAGAATCTTTTCGCGCGTGCGCGGCGGAATGCGCGTACGCGAACTGCTTACCGCAACAAGTTGACGCGCTTGACCATCTGGACCGGTAACGTTCTGCACGGCGATGTAGAAGCCGGGCCAAGGACGCAACGCCACATCGTGACCGGACGAGAGCCAGTCGGGAATCATGTGACGAACGGGCGATGGAAAGCGCACCTCACGCAACGGCTCGCCACCTTGGTACAGCGTGGCGTCCACGCCTTCCTCGCGCTTCTGTCTTATCCAATCATCCAGACCGTTGTTGCCGCTTTTTTCGAACGCATCGTTTGCTGATTGCGCCATGGCAGGCCAATCGAAATCCTGTTGCATGGAGAAATCAAGGAAACTGCGCGTGAGCAAACTCCCCAACATCAGCACCAGCAAGTTGGCGATGCACACGGAAATCAGCAAACGCCAGAACAGTGGACTACGAAACGGGCTTTTGAAGGTCGTCATGCTTGCGCGCCGCTGTGGGGAATAAGCACGTAACCCGCACCGCGAACCGAGTCGATGCGCGGCGATTGCGGCGACGCCTCGCTCAGCTTGTGACGAAGACGACTGACATGCACGTCGATGCTGCGATCGAAGCGCTCCAGCTCGCGACCCAGCGCTACGCGCGTCAACGAGGATTTGTCGATTACTTCCCCGGCGCGCTGCACCAGCATCAGCAACAACGCGAATTCGGCGCCGGTTAGATTGAGTTCCTGCTCGCCGGCAAACGCACGACGCTCGCCGGGCAACAAACGCAAAACGCCCGTTGTCAGTTCGCCAACGCTTTCCACCGTGTGCCGACGCAATTGCGCACGCACGCGCGCAAGCAGTTCGCGCGGCAAACACGGCTTGGAGAGATAGTCGTCCGCACCCAACTCCAGACCCACGACGCGATCCACCGGCTCGCCGCGTCCGGACAACATGATTACCGGCAAACGATATTGCGCACGCAATTCGCGCAACGTATCCAAGCCGCTGCGACCGGGCATCATCACATCGAGTATCAGCAAATCAGGGCGCAAGGCCGGATCGCGCAAGCGCGTCAGCACGGCTTCGCCGTCGTGCACGACGTCCACGTGCAAGCCTTCCCGGAGCAAATACTCCGAAAGCAACGCGCACAGTTCGCGGTCGTCGTCACCAATCAATATTCGAGACATACAGCAGGCGTATCTTCAACGTGGACGTAACTACTATCGCATGACAACCGCCGCGCGCCTTGCATGGCTTACGACAGCCACCCTTTACCCTTCTTTACACACTGGCAAAGATCTTAAACGCGCTCCTGCATTCCAATAATCACCAACACCCCTCACCCAAGCAGGAGCTTGATATGCGTAAGACTATGACCCTGTCGCTCGTCCTTGCCGCGGCCCTTGGCTGCTCCGCGCTGGCCCTCGCCGGCCCGGGTGGACAGGAAGGCGGCTTTGGCGGCCACCACCACGGCGCGGAAGCCGGCCTTTCGTTCCGCGGCATGAACCTGACGGATGCCCAGAAGGCTCAGATCAAGCAGATCGTGCAGCAAAGCCGCACCTCGCTGAAATCGCAGGGCGAAGCGGTGCATCAGCAGCGCGAAGCGTTCGAACAGTTGTCGCCGAGCTCGTCCGGCTATCAGAGCGCAGCCGCAAGCCTAGCCCAGGCTGAAGCCGCATTCACCAGCGCTCGCATCACGGCTCGCGCCGCCGCCACCGCGCAGATCTACAACACCGTGCTGACCAGCGCGCAGCAGACGCAGTACACCAGCAACAAGGCTGCGTTCGAAGCGCGCAAAGAACAGTGGCAGCAGTTCAAGGCGCAGCATCCGGTGCCGAGCTCGGCCAGCACTGCGCAGTAACTCACAACAAGCAAGAAAACCGGTTAGTCGATTCTTAGCGGACGTTCTAACTGGACTTTCAAGCGATCGCCGCTGCAACCGGCGATCGCTTTTTTATTGTCTGGACGCGAAATTTCCGCTTCGTTTCACGATGACGACCGGCGCTGTCACGCGTTTGTCTTGCGCAACGCTTAGCTTTCGTGATGCTGATCACAAAGGGGCACGCTCATGCAGACGGAAGCCACTGTTGCCAGTACCGCGACATCCACACAGGGTTCCGGACGCGTATTCGGCATTTTATTCTGCGTCATCTTGATGATCGGCGCGGT is a genomic window containing:
- a CDS encoding fatty acid desaturase; its protein translation is MMYSALTEVDAFLAAVDAEPHTKRARAILRQHPEVKRLLGPSAWTMLLTVTLVAAQVTIALWIHRAPWWLLALIAYTIGAVINCAVLNMIHEACHNLIFRSTKWNRFAAYVANLGAFSPYVETFYHYHLPHHRYLGNYDRDMTMASDWEARWVGRSILRKALWFLFFPMIYPFRVARSNLRKPARHRLLLNFGIQLTWLCLLFYLGGWPAIAYMMLSFYFHFGLHPLNAIALQEHFFVQHGEESYSYYGIGNWITFNAGYHVEHHDMPFIPWFRLPALKRAAPEFYRGRHSYQSWTGLILRFVFDRRWSLWARVARSRVN
- a CDS encoding dihydrolipoamide acetyltransferase family protein, yielding MADIKTFYLPDLGEGLPDATVVEWHVKVGDTIKLDAPLVSMETAKAVVDVPSPYTGKVTKLHGAAGDVIETGAALAEFEPDPNAKQRAEAESTGHHHGPKKTAPAAEPKKVVASDEGGEIETDREDEGTVVGAMVSGSHVHVEQTSSAGGVKAVPAVRALAKKMKVDITRVRGTGADGVITMQDVKNAAANGSAALGSAPARAVPASAGRHLAPELPQPEAARTAVSLAGKPVRTAPPSVKASGQPEQLKGVRRNMARVMADAHANVVPTTLVDDADLHAWIGKQDITARLIRAIVTACKTVPALNAWFDGKNLTRTLHPHVDIGIAVDTEDGLFVPALRNADMLDGAGVRAGIQRLRAQVEDRTIPSTELSGYTISLSNFGMFAGRYATPVVVPPCVAIIGAGKLSHDVVAVMGGIEVHRRMPISLTFDHRAATGGEAARFLKALLDDLSAPN
- a CDS encoding CDP-alcohol phosphatidyltransferase family protein is translated as MTHWQRICAMMVHAYTAVGGLLAFLALVAAANRRFEICLMLLAIAFAVDGTDGYFARRLHVRRVLPTIDGGILDLVIDFITFAVAPVFLLWQAHLLPHPGLLWASIILFAAQYDFANVHPLKDRGLYTGLPALWNVYAFHVFYIHPPETVQMVVILVLAGLTFAPVHFICLSRLPFLRRLNVLAAATYIAVVLPITLGMVSDVRTWSIVALAYPLWYLGSSLWADRCFRKGRLPLAQLSET
- a CDS encoding response regulator transcription factor, with product MSRILIGDDDRELCALLSEYLLREGLHVDVVHDGEAVLTRLRDPALRPDLLILDVMMPGRSGLDTLRELRAQYRLPVIMLSGRGEPVDRVVGLELGADDYLSKPCLPRELLARVRAQLRRHTVESVGELTTGVLRLLPGERRAFAGEQELNLTGAEFALLLMLVQRAGEVIDKSSLTRVALGRELERFDRSIDVHVSRLRHKLSEASPQSPRIDSVRGAGYVLIPHSGAQA
- a CDS encoding aspartate aminotransferase family protein; its protein translation is MNLTVVNEQILAQPKGDASTEDSALAYPVAALPKFVSAEGCYLVEANGMRYLDGCAGTFNVNLGYGHPAVTRAVSDVLSTGLLHLSSSFQHPEVEAAARALVDVAPRGLTHCHFKGSTGGSTAVEQAIRHAWAATGKRSLITFRAGHHGQTIATTSVSGMPFRCNRLPISPLPAVHVDPPDCYRCRWHREPNTCHLECIDAIEHAVDAAPTGENDTAAFVGEPILGAGGGIAPPKHWWAALHSRLRRRNVLLVLDEIQTFGRTGSFFAADYYDVEPDMIVVSKGISGIGVPGAAGVLMKEPLRQLNAGERSLTSASSVISMAAVRATVDVMRTPGFFESVRYVSEILAHRLQSLQRDFACVGVVRGFGLMTGIELVKDRTSKEPDVALAHRVVEECLKNGLLLRISMYDRGAFVKVRPPLVISEDEVHELCDVLGYSLRAACEA
- a CDS encoding HAMP domain-containing sensor histidine kinase; protein product: MTTFKSPFRSPLFWRLLISVCIANLLVLMLGSLLTRSFLDFSMQQDFDWPAMAQSANDAFEKSGNNGLDDWIRQKREEGVDATLYQGGEPLREVRFPSPVRHMIPDWLSSGHDVALRPWPGFYIAVQNVTGPDGQARQLVAVSSSRTRIPPRTREKILLAVQLALSLLTIGIIGWWVARSVSRPVEAMRAATRKMATGEFATRVDRRWSNAQDDLGQLARDFNSMAERIDTLVTHERSVLQDLSHELRSPLARLHLILDLTQHSANSRDAAEHFARAEREIVRMDRITSEMLALSRLESGLPGMMREPVDISEVVNDRAEAARIDAQARKITLQVIGDESAVVQGSGILLERALDNVLANAIKFSPQGSIVKMTIAHDDQHIVVGIRDQGPGVPLEELELLFRPFFRGSNAAQADGHGLGLAIVQRVIQAHDGQVVAKNADGGGLEVSIRLPMAAVTKNA
- a CDS encoding Spy/CpxP family protein refolding chaperone, whose translation is MRKTMTLSLVLAAALGCSALALAGPGGQEGGFGGHHHGAEAGLSFRGMNLTDAQKAQIKQIVQQSRTSLKSQGEAVHQQREAFEQLSPSSSGYQSAAASLAQAEAAFTSARITARAAATAQIYNTVLTSAQQTQYTSNKAAFEARKEQWQQFKAQHPVPSSASTAQ
- a CDS encoding HAD family phosphatase, with the translated sequence MHIDAVIFDMDGLMVDTENLAIEAWQAAAQAHGVEMPRAVCTALIGLNQRDSERFIANALGPAFPLEAVRDDFLHRLQQRVDSGDVLAKPGLHELLDFLEEHAIPKAVATSAERGEARKKLEAVHVLHRFPVLATSDQVHRGKPAPDLFLLAAERLGVSPVRCTVLEDSEAGIKAAAAAGMRAILVPDIKHPSPDVAAMAAHICPSLVHVREVLAREKVPTVT